Proteins from one Fragaria vesca subsp. vesca linkage group LG6, FraVesHawaii_1.0, whole genome shotgun sequence genomic window:
- the LOC101302369 gene encoding probable aldo-keto reductase 1-like, with the protein MAEEKGIQIPRVKLGTQGLEVSKMGFGCMGLTGVYNSPVSDEDGISIIVAAFNKGITFFDTADVYGPHTNELLVGKALKQLPREKVQLATKFGIAGIMDPPSIKITGTPEYVRSCCEASLKRLDVDYIDLYYQHRVDTTVPIEETMGELKKLVEEGKIKYIGLSEASPDTIRRAHAVHPITALQMEWSLWTRDIEEEIVPLCRELGIGIVPYSPLGRGFFGGKAVAESVPSNSFVSSHPRFVGENLEKNKTIYNQMESLAQKHQCLTSQLALAWVLHQGDDVVPIPGTTKIKNLDANIGSLKVKLGEEDLKQVSGAVPLDQVAGGRNYGNLMQLEWRFANTPPKESKI; encoded by the exons ATGGCTGAGGAGAAGGGAATACAGATTCCGAGAGTTAAACTTGGAACTCAGGGATTGGAG GTCTCAAAAATGGGGTTTGGATGCATGGGCCTAACTGGAGTCTACAACTCTCCTGTTTCTGATGAGGATGGAATCTCAATAATAGTAGCTGCTTTCAATAAAGGAATCACTTTCTTTGACACAGCTGATGTATATGGACCTCATACAAATGAACTTCTTGTTGGGAAG GCATTGAAGCAGTTGCCAAGAGAAAAAGTTCAATTGGCTACAAAGTTTGGTATTGCTGGAATAATGGATCCTCCTAGCATCAAAATCACTGGTACTCCGGAGTATGTCAGGTCATGCTGTGAGGCTAGCTTGAAGCGTCTTGATGTGGACTACATTGATCTGTACTATCAACATCGGGTGGACACTACGGTCCCTATAGAGGAAACA ATGGGCGAGCTGAAGAAACTTGTGGAAGAAGGAAAGATAAAGTACATTGGTTTATCTGAAGCTAGTCCGGACACAATAAGAAGGGCGCATGCAGTTCATCCCATCACGGCTCTACAAATGGAGTGGTCACTCTGGACTCGTGATATTGAAGAAGAGATTGTTCCACTTTGCAG GGAGCTTGGCATTGGTATAGTTCCATATAGTCCTCTTGGTCGTGGGTTTTTTGGAGGCAAAGCAGTTGCAGAAAGTGTGCCTTCAAATAGTTTTGTG TCATCCCATCCTCGGTTTGTAGGAGAGAACTTGGAGAAGAACAAGACTATTTACAATCAAATGGAAAGCCTTGCTCAAAAGCACCAATGCCTTACCTCTCAACTAGCATTAGCATGGGTTCTTCACCAAGGAGATGATGTTGTACCTATCCCAG GAACAACAAAGATAAAGAACCTCGACGCAAACATTGGCTCCTTAAAGGTGAAACTTGGGGAAGAAGACTTGAAACAAGTTTCTGGTGCTGTTCCACTAGACCAAGTGGCCGGTGGTAGAAATTATGGAAACCTGATGCAATTGGAATGGAGATTCGCCAACACTCCTCCAAAAGAATCCAAAATCTGA